A window of Hippoglossus stenolepis isolate QCI-W04-F060 chromosome 18, HSTE1.2, whole genome shotgun sequence contains these coding sequences:
- the ghrb gene encoding growth hormone receptor b isoform X1 translates to MFGPQLSTMAPAAPLAVLVLCLHFFTASTQVLPERRPHITGCVSNNMETFRCRWNVGTFQNLSEPGALRLFYFNKIPSPDSPKNWSECPHYSTERPNECFFNKNHTTVWTIYSVQLHSADRTVLYDEDLFYVQDIVQPDPAFSLNWTLLNVSSTGTHYDIMLSWKPPESADVGMGWMRLQYEVQHRDVNSDLWKASELVLSTHRSLYGLQTNVNHEVRVRCKMHAAKDFGEFSDSVFVHIPSKVSRFPVVALLIFGALCLLAILMLVLISQQEKLMFILLPPVPGPKIRGIDSELLKKGKLRELTSILGGPPDLRPELYNSDSWVEFIDLDIEEQSDRLTELDTDCLVERSLFYSCSPLSIGFRDDDSGRASCCDPDLPIDSDVSPFNPLIPNQTLSKEASEPSSPTAAETPSTREALYTQVTEVRSSGKVLLAPEEQTDLEKTTSKDSEKDSVVEKEKEKNDFRLMLVSADNGGYTSELKAGKMSPSLSDGDLSERRYTVPSPYYEADPTAMSPLPSPPVYTVVEGVDGQNSLLLTSNSTPVPQIIIPKPMPTPDGYLTPDLLGSVTP, encoded by the exons TCCTCCCCGAGAGACGCCCACACATCACTGGCTGTGTCTCCAACAACATGGAGACTTTCCGCTGCAGATGGAATGTCGGCACTTTCCAGAACCTCTCCGAGCCGGGAGCCCTCCGCTTATTCTACTTTAACAAAAT ACCCTCCCCGGACTCCCCTAAAAATTGGAGCGAGTGTCCTCACTACAGCACCGAGCGGCCCAACGAGTGCTTCTTCAACAAGAACCACACGACCGTCTGGACCATTTACAGCGTCCAGCTCCACTCGGCCGACCGAACCGTCCTCTACGACGAGGACCTGTTCTACGTTCAAGACATCG TTCAACCGGATCCAGCGTTCAGCCTGAACTGGACGCTGCTCAATGTGAGTTCCACCGGGACTCACTATGACATCATGCTGAGCTGGAAGCCTCCAGAGTCCGCGGACGTGGGGATGGGATGGATGCGCCTCCAGTACGAGGTCCAGCACCGCGACGTCAACTCCGACCTGTGGAAGGCG TCTGAACTTGTGTTGAGCACGCACCGCTCCCTCTACGGGCTCCAGACCAACGTCAATCACGAGGTTCGAGTCCGGTGCAAAATGCACGCAGCGAAAGACTTCGGAGAATTCAGCGACTCTGTGTTTGTCCATATCCCATCCAAAG TGTCCAGATTCCCAGTCGTGGCTTTGCTCATCTTTGGCGCCTTGTGTTTACTGGCCATCCTGATGTTAGTTCTCATATCACAGCAGGAGAA GTTGATGTTTATTCTTTTGCCTCCTGTCCCTGGACCGAAAATCAGAGGAATTGATTCTGAGCTCCTGAAG AAAGGAAAGCTGAGAGAGCTGACGTCCATCCTGGGCGGTCCCCCCGATCTGAGGCCGGAGCTGTACAACAGCGACTCCTGGGTGGAGTTCATCGATCTGGACATCGAGGAGCAGAGCGACAGACTCACAGAACTGGACACGGATTGCCTCGTGGAACGCTCCCTGTTCTACAGCTGCTCTCCGCTCTCCATCGGCTTCAGGGACGACGACTCGGGCCGCGCCAGCTGCTGCGACCCGGATCTCCCCATCGACTCGGACGTGTCACCGTTCAATCCTCTCATCCCGAACCAAACCCTCAGTAAAGAGGCATCCGAGCCAAGCAGCCCAACTGCTGCGGAGACGCCGAGCACCCGGGAGGCTCTGTACACGCAGGTGACTGAGGTGAGGTCGTCTGGCAAAGTGCTGCTGGCGCCTGAGGAGCAGACTGACCTGGAAAAAACCACGAGCAAAGACTCAGAGAAAGACAGtgtggtggagaaggagaaggaaaagaacGATTTCCGGCTGATGCTGGTGAGTGCAGATAACGGCGGCTACACCTCCGAGCTAAAAGCCGGGAAAATGAGCCCCAGTTTGTCCGATGGGGATCTGAGTGAGCGCCGCTACACGGTGCCATCGCCTTACTACGAAGCAGACCCCACCGCCATGTCCCCGCTGCCCTCTCCCCCTGTCTACACCGTGGTCGAGGGCGTTGACGGACAGAACAGCCTCCTACTGACATCAAACTCCACACCTGTCCCACAGATAATAATCCCAAAGCCCATGCCCACCCCAGACGGCTacctgacccctgaccttttGGGAAGCGTCACGCCGTAG
- the ghrb gene encoding growth hormone receptor b isoform X2, with protein sequence MAPAAPLAVLVLCLHFFTASTQVLPERRPHITGCVSNNMETFRCRWNVGTFQNLSEPGALRLFYFNKIPSPDSPKNWSECPHYSTERPNECFFNKNHTTVWTIYSVQLHSADRTVLYDEDLFYVQDIVQPDPAFSLNWTLLNVSSTGTHYDIMLSWKPPESADVGMGWMRLQYEVQHRDVNSDLWKASELVLSTHRSLYGLQTNVNHEVRVRCKMHAAKDFGEFSDSVFVHIPSKVSRFPVVALLIFGALCLLAILMLVLISQQEKLMFILLPPVPGPKIRGIDSELLKKGKLRELTSILGGPPDLRPELYNSDSWVEFIDLDIEEQSDRLTELDTDCLVERSLFYSCSPLSIGFRDDDSGRASCCDPDLPIDSDVSPFNPLIPNQTLSKEASEPSSPTAAETPSTREALYTQVTEVRSSGKVLLAPEEQTDLEKTTSKDSEKDSVVEKEKEKNDFRLMLVSADNGGYTSELKAGKMSPSLSDGDLSERRYTVPSPYYEADPTAMSPLPSPPVYTVVEGVDGQNSLLLTSNSTPVPQIIIPKPMPTPDGYLTPDLLGSVTP encoded by the exons TCCTCCCCGAGAGACGCCCACACATCACTGGCTGTGTCTCCAACAACATGGAGACTTTCCGCTGCAGATGGAATGTCGGCACTTTCCAGAACCTCTCCGAGCCGGGAGCCCTCCGCTTATTCTACTTTAACAAAAT ACCCTCCCCGGACTCCCCTAAAAATTGGAGCGAGTGTCCTCACTACAGCACCGAGCGGCCCAACGAGTGCTTCTTCAACAAGAACCACACGACCGTCTGGACCATTTACAGCGTCCAGCTCCACTCGGCCGACCGAACCGTCCTCTACGACGAGGACCTGTTCTACGTTCAAGACATCG TTCAACCGGATCCAGCGTTCAGCCTGAACTGGACGCTGCTCAATGTGAGTTCCACCGGGACTCACTATGACATCATGCTGAGCTGGAAGCCTCCAGAGTCCGCGGACGTGGGGATGGGATGGATGCGCCTCCAGTACGAGGTCCAGCACCGCGACGTCAACTCCGACCTGTGGAAGGCG TCTGAACTTGTGTTGAGCACGCACCGCTCCCTCTACGGGCTCCAGACCAACGTCAATCACGAGGTTCGAGTCCGGTGCAAAATGCACGCAGCGAAAGACTTCGGAGAATTCAGCGACTCTGTGTTTGTCCATATCCCATCCAAAG TGTCCAGATTCCCAGTCGTGGCTTTGCTCATCTTTGGCGCCTTGTGTTTACTGGCCATCCTGATGTTAGTTCTCATATCACAGCAGGAGAA GTTGATGTTTATTCTTTTGCCTCCTGTCCCTGGACCGAAAATCAGAGGAATTGATTCTGAGCTCCTGAAG AAAGGAAAGCTGAGAGAGCTGACGTCCATCCTGGGCGGTCCCCCCGATCTGAGGCCGGAGCTGTACAACAGCGACTCCTGGGTGGAGTTCATCGATCTGGACATCGAGGAGCAGAGCGACAGACTCACAGAACTGGACACGGATTGCCTCGTGGAACGCTCCCTGTTCTACAGCTGCTCTCCGCTCTCCATCGGCTTCAGGGACGACGACTCGGGCCGCGCCAGCTGCTGCGACCCGGATCTCCCCATCGACTCGGACGTGTCACCGTTCAATCCTCTCATCCCGAACCAAACCCTCAGTAAAGAGGCATCCGAGCCAAGCAGCCCAACTGCTGCGGAGACGCCGAGCACCCGGGAGGCTCTGTACACGCAGGTGACTGAGGTGAGGTCGTCTGGCAAAGTGCTGCTGGCGCCTGAGGAGCAGACTGACCTGGAAAAAACCACGAGCAAAGACTCAGAGAAAGACAGtgtggtggagaaggagaaggaaaagaacGATTTCCGGCTGATGCTGGTGAGTGCAGATAACGGCGGCTACACCTCCGAGCTAAAAGCCGGGAAAATGAGCCCCAGTTTGTCCGATGGGGATCTGAGTGAGCGCCGCTACACGGTGCCATCGCCTTACTACGAAGCAGACCCCACCGCCATGTCCCCGCTGCCCTCTCCCCCTGTCTACACCGTGGTCGAGGGCGTTGACGGACAGAACAGCCTCCTACTGACATCAAACTCCACACCTGTCCCACAGATAATAATCCCAAAGCCCATGCCCACCCCAGACGGCTacctgacccctgaccttttGGGAAGCGTCACGCCGTAG
- the ghrb gene encoding growth hormone receptor b isoform X3: protein METFRCRWNVGTFQNLSEPGALRLFYFNKIPSPDSPKNWSECPHYSTERPNECFFNKNHTTVWTIYSVQLHSADRTVLYDEDLFYVQDIVQPDPAFSLNWTLLNVSSTGTHYDIMLSWKPPESADVGMGWMRLQYEVQHRDVNSDLWKASELVLSTHRSLYGLQTNVNHEVRVRCKMHAAKDFGEFSDSVFVHIPSKVSRFPVVALLIFGALCLLAILMLVLISQQEKLMFILLPPVPGPKIRGIDSELLKKGKLRELTSILGGPPDLRPELYNSDSWVEFIDLDIEEQSDRLTELDTDCLVERSLFYSCSPLSIGFRDDDSGRASCCDPDLPIDSDVSPFNPLIPNQTLSKEASEPSSPTAAETPSTREALYTQVTEVRSSGKVLLAPEEQTDLEKTTSKDSEKDSVVEKEKEKNDFRLMLVSADNGGYTSELKAGKMSPSLSDGDLSERRYTVPSPYYEADPTAMSPLPSPPVYTVVEGVDGQNSLLLTSNSTPVPQIIIPKPMPTPDGYLTPDLLGSVTP, encoded by the exons ATGGAGACTTTCCGCTGCAGATGGAATGTCGGCACTTTCCAGAACCTCTCCGAGCCGGGAGCCCTCCGCTTATTCTACTTTAACAAAAT ACCCTCCCCGGACTCCCCTAAAAATTGGAGCGAGTGTCCTCACTACAGCACCGAGCGGCCCAACGAGTGCTTCTTCAACAAGAACCACACGACCGTCTGGACCATTTACAGCGTCCAGCTCCACTCGGCCGACCGAACCGTCCTCTACGACGAGGACCTGTTCTACGTTCAAGACATCG TTCAACCGGATCCAGCGTTCAGCCTGAACTGGACGCTGCTCAATGTGAGTTCCACCGGGACTCACTATGACATCATGCTGAGCTGGAAGCCTCCAGAGTCCGCGGACGTGGGGATGGGATGGATGCGCCTCCAGTACGAGGTCCAGCACCGCGACGTCAACTCCGACCTGTGGAAGGCG TCTGAACTTGTGTTGAGCACGCACCGCTCCCTCTACGGGCTCCAGACCAACGTCAATCACGAGGTTCGAGTCCGGTGCAAAATGCACGCAGCGAAAGACTTCGGAGAATTCAGCGACTCTGTGTTTGTCCATATCCCATCCAAAG TGTCCAGATTCCCAGTCGTGGCTTTGCTCATCTTTGGCGCCTTGTGTTTACTGGCCATCCTGATGTTAGTTCTCATATCACAGCAGGAGAA GTTGATGTTTATTCTTTTGCCTCCTGTCCCTGGACCGAAAATCAGAGGAATTGATTCTGAGCTCCTGAAG AAAGGAAAGCTGAGAGAGCTGACGTCCATCCTGGGCGGTCCCCCCGATCTGAGGCCGGAGCTGTACAACAGCGACTCCTGGGTGGAGTTCATCGATCTGGACATCGAGGAGCAGAGCGACAGACTCACAGAACTGGACACGGATTGCCTCGTGGAACGCTCCCTGTTCTACAGCTGCTCTCCGCTCTCCATCGGCTTCAGGGACGACGACTCGGGCCGCGCCAGCTGCTGCGACCCGGATCTCCCCATCGACTCGGACGTGTCACCGTTCAATCCTCTCATCCCGAACCAAACCCTCAGTAAAGAGGCATCCGAGCCAAGCAGCCCAACTGCTGCGGAGACGCCGAGCACCCGGGAGGCTCTGTACACGCAGGTGACTGAGGTGAGGTCGTCTGGCAAAGTGCTGCTGGCGCCTGAGGAGCAGACTGACCTGGAAAAAACCACGAGCAAAGACTCAGAGAAAGACAGtgtggtggagaaggagaaggaaaagaacGATTTCCGGCTGATGCTGGTGAGTGCAGATAACGGCGGCTACACCTCCGAGCTAAAAGCCGGGAAAATGAGCCCCAGTTTGTCCGATGGGGATCTGAGTGAGCGCCGCTACACGGTGCCATCGCCTTACTACGAAGCAGACCCCACCGCCATGTCCCCGCTGCCCTCTCCCCCTGTCTACACCGTGGTCGAGGGCGTTGACGGACAGAACAGCCTCCTACTGACATCAAACTCCACACCTGTCCCACAGATAATAATCCCAAAGCCCATGCCCACCCCAGACGGCTacctgacccctgaccttttGGGAAGCGTCACGCCGTAG
- the LOC118126034 gene encoding coiled-coil domain-containing protein 152, with translation MKKLNCFHLDDLMEEFAQLEQTISQVSGRNQLLEVELDDATRLVKFYQTKEKSLTEERDSLLLTVNSLQQTLQEQCNLRVENQRLKRDVVDLKRQNERTVEDGEAEVQRLLCEMVTKEERHKRELEAVRQQSRREAELAQREGSSQVEAKDAEVKKLLEKKDLYLEEMKKRLKDQERERQSELLKLQMEFGAKLARVQSSAQWREQQQQQQQQQGSGLLPQSVFKRKLQFIQEEKNKEIGALRQRIKELEESQRCSGVSDSRLKRRKI, from the exons ATGAAGAAGTTAAACTGTTTTCATCTCGACGACCTAATGGAGGAGTTCGCTCAACTGGAGCAG ACGATCTCACAGGTCAGTGGCAGAAACCAGCTGTTGGAGGTCGAGCTGGACGACGCCACGAGACTCGTTAAATTCTATCAGACCAAAGAGAAGAGTCTGACTGAAg agagagacagcctTCTCCTCACAGTGAACAGTTTGCAGCAGACTCTGCAGGAGCAGTGCAACCTCAGAG TGGAGAACCAGAGACTGAAGAGGGACGTGGTCGACCTGAAGCGACAGAACGAGAGAACGGTGGAG GATGGAGAGGCTGAGGTTCAGCGGCTGCTCTGTGAAATGGTCacaaaggaggagagacacaagaGGGAGCTAGAGGCCGTGagacagcagagcaggagggaggcgGAGCTCGCGCAGAGGGAGGGTTCCAGTCAGG TGGAAGCCAAAGATGCTGAAGTGAAGAAGCTTCTGGAGAAGAAGGATCTGTatctggaggagatgaagaagaggctgaaggatcaggagagagagaggcagagcgagcTCCTCAAGTTACAGATGGAG tttGGTGCGAAGTTAGCCCGAGTTCAGAGCTCAGCTCAGtggagggagcagcagcagcagcagcagcagcagcaaggctCCGGCCTCCTTCCTCAGAGCGTCTTCAAGAGG AAGCTGCAGTTCATCcaagaggagaagaacaaggagATTGGGGCCCTGCGTCAGAGAatcaaggagctggaggagagccaGCGCTGCAGCGGCGTCAGCGACAGCCgcctgaagaggaggaagatctAG
- the nim1kb gene encoding serine/threonine-protein kinase NIM1: MPGPQYQVASPKFHHCQYSLTDSSFAESEDEEAEAPPPVTPLQKLTTDMCKNEKTIKELIIGRRVGFYKVRGEIGCGTFSRVKMAFHALAKDKVALKVLDKTKLDAQAQRLLSKEISSMEFLQHPNVVRLYEVVETPSRLYLVLEYAGGGDLHNKICNEGKCTDKTSKIIFAQILSAIKYMHDMNIIHRDLKAENVLFTTSSCVKVADFGFSTRVSNRADALDTFCGSPPYAAPELFRDESYLGPPVDVWAMGVLLFFMVTGTMPFRAETMGKLRRCIIDGAYTLPPWVAGPCQKLIRGILKPVPDDRCAVDQMLGCDWLLPVEFPWSLVRQEPVSPLQSLLGSEYGDLEEEEEEEIRSSLEELGFTSVHLRINRPTDSRSPVTGVYRILLHRAQKRRGCDCPPVVRGMVRDPKREGLRSYRGLRHTSKLCVLS, from the exons ATGCCCGGACCCCAGTACCAGGTGGCGAGCCCCAAGTTCCACCACTGCCAATACAGCCTGACAGACAGCTCCTTCGCAGAGTCCGAGGATGAGGAGGCCGAGGCCCCGCCGCCGGTCACCCCCCTGCAGAAGCTCACCACCGACATGTGCAAGAACGAGAAGACCATCAAGGAGCTGATCATAGGCCGCAGGGTGGGCTTCTACAAGGTCCGAGGGGAGATCGGGTGCGGGACCTTCTCCAGGGTCAAAATGGCGTTCCACGCTCTGGCTAAAG ACAAAGTGGCCCTGAAGGTCCTGGATAAGACGAAGCTGGACGCTCAGGCCCAGCGTCTGCTCTCCAAGGAGATCAGCAGCATGGAGTTCCTGCAGCACCCCAACGTGGTGCGACTGTACGAGGTGGTGGAGACGCCCAGCCGCCTTTACCTGGTGCTGGAGTACGCAGGAGGAGGCGACCTCCACAACAAGATCTGCAACGAGGGGAAATGCACAGACAAAACCAGCAAGATCATCTTCGCCCAGATCCTCTCTGCGATCAAATACATG cacgACATGAACATCATCCACCGAGACCTGAAGGCAGAGAACGTTCTGTTCACcaccagcagctgtgtgaaggtgGCTGACTTTGGATTCAGCACGCGGGTTTCAAACCGTGCCGATGCCCTGGACACCTTCTGTGGCTCTCCGCCCTACGCCGCCCCGGAGCTCTTCAGGGACGAGTCCTACCTGGGGCCTCCGGTGGATGTGTGGGCCATGGGGGTCCTGCTTTTCTTCATGGTGACCGGCACCATGCCGTTCCGCGCCGAAACCATGGGCAAGCTGCGGCGCTGCATCATTGACGGGGCCTACACCCTCCCGCCCTGGGTGGCCGGTCCCTGCCAGAAACTCATCAGGGGCATCTTGAAGCCAGTCCCTGACGACCGCTGCGCCGTGGACCAGATGTTGGGCTGCGATTGGCTGCTGCCTGTGGAGTTTCCCTGGTCGCTGGTGCGTCAGGAACCAGTGAGCCCCCTGCAGAGCCTGCTGGGCTCGGAGTACGgggacctggaggaggaggaggaggaggagatcaggaGCTCGCTGGAGGAGCTCGGCTTTACCTCCGTGCATCTGCGGATCAACCGGCCCACAGACAGTCGCAGCCCCGTCACCGGGGTTTATCGAATCCTGCTGCACCGAGCACAGAAGCGCCGGGGCTGCGACTGCCCCCCCGTGGTACGAGGGATGGTGAGGGACCCTAAGAGAGAGGGGCTCCGGTCCTACAGGGGCCTCAGACACACCTCCAAGCTCTGTGTGCTTTCATAA